The DNA window aagaagGATATACTCAAGCagtaaattttttaaataattcaatTTTAGATGGTAGAATTATAAGAGTTGATGAAGACCTAGGTATTATTGGTAAACGAAAATATGGAAGAGGGAAAACAGGTGTTCAAAAAAGAGATGAACgtaataaattttatgaTGAAGATAGACCAAAAGTTTTAGATAACTTAGTTGATCATAcaattaacaaaaaaaggaaacttaataataatcaatattatgaaagaaatataaaacaaaaaatacTCTTACCATCAAATTATACTCTTAACACCACCGATATGAAAAATAGTAGAATGGTCTATATAAAACCACCCGTAACTTTATATCCGAACGCTCAACATATGAtgcata is part of the Plasmodium reichenowi strain SY57 chromosome 4, whole genome shotgun sequence genome and encodes:
- a CDS encoding nuclear cap-binding protein, putative: MAHLYEEVYKKRKYFDRALCNDYEEWQDKIRESKTVYIGNLSIYTTQQQIYEHMSKAGDVENIIMGLHRTEKSPCGFCFVVYKKKEGYTQAVNFLNNSILDGRIIRVDEDLGIIGKRKYGRGKTGVQKRDERNKFYDEDRPKVLDNLVDHTINKKRKLNNNQYYERNIKQKILLPSNYTLNTTDMKNSRMVYIKPPVTLYPNAQHMMHINKKKHQNRNLYKFHVKKDRQNNTPT